The following are from one region of the Candidatus Neomarinimicrobiota bacterium genome:
- a CDS encoding ABC transporter ATP-binding protein, which yields MVKSPEAVVSIEKEQQSDQTSMALECHDLSKRFKTIQALDNVTLQVPTGSIFGFLGPNGAGKSTLIRVIAGLIQADSGHFDILGRSNRSGHLVRKEMSTLVDRADFYKNLSAFQNMKILGRLTGHDQTGHINDLLQLLGLYERRKDKVKTFSQGMKQRLGVAQALLPNPKLLVLDEPTTGLDPQGMHEIRDFILKIAAEQQVTIFLSSHLLHEVELICSDIALIFNGKLAAQGSLSTIFQKMEQVTVELEVENSEQALRFLEQSGQVKNIKVLVNSLSVEIHYNQIPLLIHSMSAHDINIFSISQRNRLENYFLSLMEEK from the coding sequence ATGGTTAAGTCACCTGAAGCAGTCGTCTCTATCGAAAAAGAACAGCAATCTGATCAAACTTCCATGGCGCTGGAGTGTCATGATCTATCGAAACGATTCAAGACGATCCAGGCACTTGACAATGTGACTCTCCAGGTTCCAACAGGCAGCATCTTCGGTTTTCTGGGTCCCAATGGTGCCGGGAAATCGACTCTCATTCGCGTTATTGCGGGTCTTATTCAGGCCGATTCTGGTCATTTTGATATCCTCGGACGCTCTAACCGATCAGGCCATCTCGTACGTAAAGAGATGAGCACTCTGGTGGATCGTGCAGATTTTTATAAAAATTTGAGTGCCTTTCAAAACATGAAGATCCTGGGTCGCTTAACCGGTCACGACCAGACCGGCCATATCAATGATTTGCTGCAATTATTAGGACTATATGAACGTCGCAAAGATAAGGTGAAGACCTTTTCTCAGGGTATGAAACAACGATTGGGAGTAGCCCAAGCTCTATTGCCTAATCCAAAACTGTTGGTGCTGGATGAGCCCACAACCGGGCTGGATCCCCAGGGTATGCATGAGATACGCGACTTCATCCTCAAAATTGCCGCTGAACAGCAAGTTACTATTTTCCTATCCTCTCACCTGCTCCATGAGGTCGAGTTGATCTGTTCTGATATTGCACTGATCTTTAACGGAAAGTTGGCAGCCCAGGGATCCTTAAGTACAATTTTTCAGAAAATGGAACAGGTAACTGTTGAATTAGAGGTGGAAAATTCAGAGCAGGCTCTCAGGTTTCTTGAACAATCAGGACAGGTAAAGAATATCAAAGTACTGGTTAATTCACTCAGTGTTGAGATCCACTATAACCAGATCCCGCTCTTGATCCATAGTATGTCCGCTCACGATATCAACATCTTCTCAATTTCTCAGCGCAATCGTCTGGAAAACTATTTTCTCTCGCTGATGGAGGAAAAATGA
- a CDS encoding ABC transporter permease yields MILLKLIQNELFKIFSLIRSYIGIILFTVIVPLILWGYGMGTSHIQGEIERNVSDMFFIEGSPTNGFTAAYFIMNFFWVHIPFLLALVGGDIFAGEHANGTFRIYATRPISRLSIFVSKTIATMIYTLIFVLYFGLLTLGLGLIWHGGGDMLVFHDGILILEGSDAMRRFLIAYVFSFINMVLVSAIAIFFSTMVRNAIGPVIGTMSLIIFFLMVSTLPLDVFKNVQPYLFTTYFSNWELIFHDPIPWDELLRGLGIIVSNLIFFLGIAFIIFRRKDILT; encoded by the coding sequence ATGATACTCCTCAAGCTAATCCAGAACGAACTGTTTAAAATCTTCTCCCTGATCCGATCATATATCGGTATCATTCTGTTCACAGTCATCGTGCCCTTAATACTCTGGGGCTATGGTATGGGAACTTCTCATATTCAGGGTGAGATCGAGCGGAATGTTTCCGATATGTTCTTCATCGAAGGCTCACCAACCAATGGTTTTACTGCTGCCTATTTCATCATGAATTTTTTCTGGGTGCATATCCCCTTCCTGCTAGCATTGGTCGGTGGGGACATCTTCGCCGGGGAACACGCCAACGGAACATTTCGTATCTACGCAACCCGACCGATATCCCGTTTGAGCATCTTTGTTTCAAAAACCATAGCCACCATGATCTACACGCTCATTTTTGTACTGTATTTTGGGCTCCTAACCCTGGGTTTGGGACTTATCTGGCACGGTGGAGGTGATATGCTTGTCTTTCATGACGGCATACTGATCCTTGAAGGCAGTGATGCCATGCGACGATTCTTGATTGCTTATGTTTTTTCTTTTATAAACATGGTGTTGGTGAGTGCCATCGCCATCTTTTTCTCCACCATGGTGCGCAATGCAATCGGACCGGTGATCGGCACCATGTCCCTGATTATTTTCTTTCTCATGGTCTCCACCCTGCCTTTGGATGTATTCAAAAATGTTCAGCCCTACCTGTTCACAACCTATTTTTCAAATTGGGAACTGATCTTCCATGACCCCATCCCCTGGGATGAATTATTGCGAGGTTTGGGCATCATCGTTTCCAACCTGATCTTCTTCCTGGGAATCGCCTTTATCATCTTTCGGAGAAAGGATATCCTCACATGA
- the dusB gene encoding tRNA dihydrouridine synthase DusB: MWKIGPIEIKSKAILAPMAGITGHPFRVLCKEQGAGVVYTEFVSANGIIRENRKTLDMMKFKESERPIGVQIFGESPEILAKSATYIAETVKPDLIDLNFGCPVPKVTKRGGGSAILKDLPLMDDVARAVVEAVSIPVTAKIRAGWNSGCIIAPTAAAALQDAGIAAITLHPRTTKQLYTGEADWSLIAETRKAITVPLIGNGDIRSAQDAKRMLDETGCDAVMVGRRALGNPWIFNEINQYLETGTIPDAIRLIDRVKLCHRHLHMEALSMGNYRGTNYIKKHLSWYLKGFPGASAYRQRLYTIMEFGHMDAEINKIIDELEANQELANYTYREEGPLFPNVPGSKDNY, from the coding sequence ATGTGGAAGATCGGACCTATTGAGATAAAATCTAAAGCCATTCTGGCTCCCATGGCTGGTATTACTGGTCATCCATTTCGGGTACTTTGCAAAGAACAGGGTGCCGGAGTAGTATATACTGAATTCGTCAGCGCCAATGGGATCATTCGCGAGAATCGAAAGACATTGGACATGATGAAGTTCAAGGAATCTGAAAGACCTATCGGCGTGCAGATCTTTGGTGAAAGTCCTGAAATTCTGGCTAAGAGCGCAACATATATCGCAGAAACCGTTAAGCCTGACCTCATCGATCTGAATTTTGGTTGTCCCGTTCCCAAGGTCACAAAACGAGGCGGTGGTTCAGCTATTCTAAAAGATCTGCCCCTTATGGATGATGTAGCCAGAGCCGTGGTTGAAGCCGTATCCATACCTGTTACAGCCAAGATCAGGGCGGGGTGGAATAGTGGTTGTATCATTGCCCCAACGGCAGCGGCTGCCTTGCAAGATGCTGGTATCGCTGCAATCACACTTCATCCGCGAACCACAAAGCAGCTTTACACTGGTGAGGCTGACTGGAGTTTGATTGCTGAAACACGTAAGGCGATCACTGTTCCCTTGATTGGAAACGGTGATATCCGAAGCGCTCAAGATGCCAAACGCATGTTGGATGAAACCGGTTGTGATGCAGTCATGGTTGGCCGTCGTGCCCTGGGAAATCCCTGGATATTCAATGAGATCAATCAGTATCTGGAAACTGGAACCATTCCTGATGCCATCCGCCTGATCGATCGAGTGAAATTGTGTCATCGTCATTTGCACATGGAAGCACTGTCTATGGGGAATTATCGAGGCACGAACTATATTAAAAAGCACTTGAGTTGGTACCTGAAAGGGTTTCCCGGTGCTTCTGCCTATCGGCAACGACTTTACACCATCATGGAATTCGGCCATATGGATGCGGAGATCAACAAAATTATTGATGAACTGGAAGCAAATCAGGAGCTGGCAAATTATACATACCGCGAAGAAGGTCCCCTGTTTCCAAACGTCCCAGGGAGCAAAGACAATTATTGA
- the rpmB gene encoding 50S ribosomal protein L28, with the protein MAKRCDICGKGPTVGNNVSHSHKKSRRRWLPNLQRVRVLVDGQVTHQKICTSCIKSGKAIKVA; encoded by the coding sequence ATGGCAAAACGTTGTGATATATGCGGTAAAGGTCCTACAGTAGGTAATAATGTGAGTCACTCACACAAGAAATCACGTCGTCGCTGGTTACCTAACCTGCAACGGGTTCGGGTTCTTGTTGATGGCCAGGTAACACATCAGAAAATTTGCACCAGCTGCATTAAGTCAGGAAAGGCTATTAAAGTCGCCTGA
- a CDS encoding GMC family oxidoreductase encodes MSQKYDYIIIGSGFGGSVSALRLAEKGYKVAVLEKGKRFQPKDFAKTNWNFRKYFWLPQLKFYGIQCMTLLKHVFILHGSGVGGGSLVYANNLLIPPDEVFEKPEWGPGNWKKRLAPHYATAKKMLGATPSPTLSPTDEFLAEVGQELTGKDTFHINEVSVFYENSGEPVPDPYFDGKGPDRTGCTLCGACMVGCRDDGKNTLDKNYLYLAEKLGVEIIPETEVTQILSRGNEYRIVARKSTGFRHPVKFYKTAGVILAGGVMGTVKLLLKSKKNGDLPALSPRLGDLIRTNSEALIGVKTNRKDMNYSKEIAITSGIYPDPDTHIEVVRYPKGSDAMAMLTTLLVDGGGWLPRPLRFLGTILRHPLKMLESLNPFQWAHRTAILLVMQTVENYMKFDYKRRWWRLGGHSMNSTKAPGVPMVPTYIPVANEVARRMAEKMEGNAYSLLPEVLFDVSSTAHILGGCAMGKTEQTGVCDFEGKVHGYKNMYVVDGSVIPANLGVNPSLTITALAEYILSSLPQRKDSPDYG; translated from the coding sequence ATGTCTCAAAAATATGATTACATCATAATCGGCTCGGGCTTCGGAGGATCAGTATCAGCACTCCGATTAGCTGAAAAGGGCTACAAGGTTGCTGTACTCGAAAAAGGTAAACGCTTCCAACCCAAGGACTTTGCCAAAACCAACTGGAATTTCCGTAAATATTTTTGGCTCCCTCAACTCAAGTTTTACGGTATCCAATGTATGACTTTATTGAAGCATGTATTCATTTTGCATGGTTCCGGTGTTGGCGGTGGCAGTCTGGTTTATGCCAATAATCTATTAATACCGCCCGATGAAGTCTTTGAAAAGCCGGAATGGGGTCCAGGAAACTGGAAAAAGCGGCTGGCCCCTCATTATGCCACTGCTAAAAAAATGTTGGGAGCCACACCCAGCCCCACCCTATCCCCCACAGATGAATTCTTAGCCGAAGTTGGTCAGGAATTAACTGGCAAGGACACCTTCCACATAAACGAGGTCAGTGTTTTTTATGAGAATTCAGGAGAGCCTGTACCTGATCCGTATTTTGACGGCAAGGGACCGGATCGAACGGGTTGTACTTTGTGCGGAGCCTGTATGGTCGGTTGTCGCGATGACGGTAAAAATACTCTGGATAAAAACTATCTCTACCTGGCAGAAAAACTGGGGGTGGAGATCATCCCCGAAACCGAGGTTACCCAAATACTAAGCCGTGGCAATGAATATCGAATCGTCGCCCGCAAAAGCACCGGCTTTCGTCATCCTGTAAAATTTTACAAGACTGCAGGAGTCATTCTGGCCGGAGGCGTCATGGGAACGGTAAAATTACTGTTAAAATCAAAGAAGAATGGCGACCTGCCAGCATTGTCTCCTCGTCTAGGCGACTTGATCCGCACCAATTCTGAAGCACTTATCGGCGTCAAGACCAACCGTAAGGATATGAATTATTCAAAAGAGATAGCCATAACCTCCGGAATCTATCCAGATCCTGACACCCACATAGAAGTGGTTCGATACCCAAAAGGATCAGATGCCATGGCCATGCTTACTACCTTATTGGTCGATGGAGGCGGTTGGCTACCCCGACCCCTGCGCTTTTTAGGAACCATTTTACGCCATCCTTTGAAAATGCTGGAATCTCTCAATCCTTTTCAATGGGCGCATCGAACCGCAATCCTGCTAGTCATGCAGACCGTAGAGAATTATATGAAATTTGACTATAAACGCCGTTGGTGGCGTTTGGGTGGACACAGTATGAACTCCACCAAAGCACCTGGTGTACCCATGGTACCTACGTATATTCCAGTTGCCAATGAAGTGGCTCGAAGAATGGCTGAAAAAATGGAGGGAAATGCCTACAGTCTCCTGCCTGAGGTTCTTTTTGATGTTTCCTCCACCGCGCATATCCTGGGTGGCTGCGCCATGGGAAAGACGGAACAAACTGGAGTTTGCGACTTTGAAGGCAAGGTGCATGGTTATAAGAATATGTATGTGGTTGATGGATCGGTGATCCCAGCCAACCTTGGTGTAAATCCCAGCCTTACTATCACAGCGTTGGCTGAGTACATCCTTTCAAGTCTTCCACAACGAAAAGACTCTCCTGACTATGGTTAA